DNA sequence from the Halococcus salifodinae DSM 8989 genome:
GTCATCACGACGACCGCACCATCATCTTCACCGCGAACAACGACTTCGCCTACGAGATCTCCCAGGAGTTCATCGCCCCCTGTATCACTCACCAGACCAAGACCGACGAGCGCACGGAGATCCTCGAACGGTTTCGGACCGGTGAGTACTCGATCTTAGCGACGTCGCAGGTGCTGGACGAGGGCATCGATGTCCCCGCCGCCAACGTCGGGGTCATCCTCTCAGGGAGCGCGTCGAAACGCCAGTACGCCCAGCGCCTCGGCCGGATCCTGCGCCCGACCGACGACCGCCAGCCCGCACGGCTCTACGAGATCATCGCGACCGACACGATGGAGAACTACGTCTCCCAGCGCCGCCGCGAAGGCGTCGAGACAGGAGCGTGACCGTGACCACTCCAGTGAGACCGAAGCCATGCTGACGGCCGATCTCGCGCGCTCGCGGGCAGCCGATGGCGAGGTGACGCCGCTGTTCATCGATCCCGATGATGCACGCTATCAGGAGACGGCGAGCGAGTTGATCGAACTGTTCGAGACGCATGTCGGTGAGCCGAAGGCCGACCTCGATACGGCGATCGACCAGCTGACGGTGGCGGATACCGACTACAAGATCATCCAGGGGCTGGCGAAACTCCTGCGCGATGAGTGTGACTTCGAGACGGTGGCGGCAGCCGAACCGCGTGAGATCCGCCAGCGGCTCTTCGCGCGGGCGAACGACTCGTATCCGGTGGTCCGACAGCCCACGCTCGGTGAGGATACCCGGAAGCTCGACGTCTACACGGCTGTCGCCGACGATCTGGGGATCTCACTCGCGGAGTGCCATCAGGGGATGTATGCGGATCTCGATGCGAATAATCGGCTCGTGCGCTTCGGCGATCAGATCGCTGAATCGGTCGAACTGGATATTGATGGGACGACCAGCACGACTCAGTTGACCGGCCAGAGCGAGGAGGCGTACACGGGCACGGCACTCACCGTCGAGTGGCTGCTGCATCGGTACAACCTCGCGCTCGCGCAGGCGGTGCTGTACGACGCGACCGAGTTGCGCATTCGGGTGTGGGACGAGTTTGCGACGACATTTAGCTACGTGAAGCTGTTCGGGCTGATGCACCGGATCTATCCGATCGACGAGCACGGCGAACGGGTGTCAAGCACGGACCTCGCCGACGGATACGAGGCGATCTTGGACGGTCCGGCCTCGTTGTTCCGGCAGTCGCGCAAGTACGGCATCCGGATGGCGAACTTCCTGCCCGCATTGCCCCACTGCGAGCGGTGGGACCTCACGGCGGAGATCCTCGTCGACGAGTCAACCAACGAAACACGGGAGTTGACGCTCGATCAGACGACGGGACTCCAGACACACTACAGTGGTGGCAGTCGGTACGACAGCGACCTCGAACGAACGCTCGCCACCAAGTGGGAGCGGGCGAATACGGAGTGGGAGTTGGTCCGCGAGGACGATGTGATCGATCTGGGAGCGGAGGTACTGCTACCCGACTTCGCGCTCGAACATCCTGACGGCCGCCGGGCAATCCTCGAGGTAGTGGGCTTTTGGACACCCGAGTACCTCGAAGAGAAGCTCGCGAAGATTCGGCAAGCGGACGTGAATAATCTACTCTTAGCGGTGTCCGAGGAATTAGACTGTACGAGCGAAGACATCGATCTCGAAGCCGACCGAGTGCTTTGGTTCAAAACCGGCATCCATGTCTACGATGTGGTCGACCTCGCAGAGGAGTATGCAGCTCAGTAGTCAGATTCGGTTTCGACGTCGTCGTACATGCGATCGAGGATATCCAGTGCCGACTCGAAGATCGCGTAGTGCTCGCGCGCGAA
Encoded proteins:
- a CDS encoding DUF790 family protein; translated protein: MLTADLARSRAADGEVTPLFIDPDDARYQETASELIELFETHVGEPKADLDTAIDQLTVADTDYKIIQGLAKLLRDECDFETVAAAEPREIRQRLFARANDSYPVVRQPTLGEDTRKLDVYTAVADDLGISLAECHQGMYADLDANNRLVRFGDQIAESVELDIDGTTSTTQLTGQSEEAYTGTALTVEWLLHRYNLALAQAVLYDATELRIRVWDEFATTFSYVKLFGLMHRIYPIDEHGERVSSTDLADGYEAILDGPASLFRQSRKYGIRMANFLPALPHCERWDLTAEILVDESTNETRELTLDQTTGLQTHYSGGSRYDSDLERTLATKWERANTEWELVREDDVIDLGAEVLLPDFALEHPDGRRAILEVVGFWTPEYLEEKLAKIRQADVNNLLLAVSEELDCTSEDIDLEADRVLWFKTGIHVYDVVDLAEEYAAQ